From the Solanum stenotomum isolate F172 chromosome 4, ASM1918654v1, whole genome shotgun sequence genome, one window contains:
- the LOC125861391 gene encoding uncharacterized protein LOC125861391: MLKRVGYVAYELELPAELAVVHLVFHISLLKKCVSDTASIIPLENVVVDDSLTYEKVLVEFLNCEIRRLRNKKVVSVKVLLRNQFVKGATWEAEAAMMAKYPYLFLSDSISA, translated from the coding sequence ATGTTAAAAAGGGTTGGttatgtggcttatgagttagagttgccagcagaactagcagtGGTTCAtctagtctttcacatttccttgttgaagaagtgtgtgagTGATACGGCATCGATAATACCATTAGAGAATGTGGTTGTGGatgatagtctcacttatgaaaaGGTGTTAGTTGAATTTCTTAACTGTGAGattcgtaggttgagaaataagaaagtCGTTTCAGTAAAGGTTTTGTTGAGGAATCAGTTCGTAAAGGGAGCTAcatgggaagcagaagcagccatgatgGCCAAGTATCCTTACCTTTTTCTTTCTGATTCCATTTCAGCTTGA